A single genomic interval of Antarcticibacterium arcticum harbors:
- a CDS encoding dicarboxylate/amino acid:cation symporter yields the protein MKKLALHWQILLGMAAGVIFALLLSNFNWGPGFISDWIKPFGNIFINALKLIAVPLILASLVKGISDLKDISKLSKMGTRTIVTYIITTVIAVSIGLTLVNLVQPGNAISEETRNDLLTSYAGDANTRIQDAQRQKESGPLQALEDIVPSNIFAAASDNGNMLQVIFFAIFFGLGLILIPEKNAKPVKDFFDGFNDVILKLIDLIMLTAPYGVFALLAALVVESPSTDLFAALAMYGLTVIIGLALMILFYVLIVWIFTKNTPAFFINGIAPAQLLGFSTSSSAATLPVTMERVEEHMGVHKEVASFVLPIGATINMDGTSLYQAVAAVFIAQAFGMDLSFGVQLGIIATATLASIGSAAVPGAGMVMLVIVLAQAGIPEAGLALIFAVDRPLDMCRTMVNITGDAAVSMLVAKSVDKLGPPNVLEWDDNYPPKEEEAVTTNHRE from the coding sequence ATGAAAAAATTAGCACTGCACTGGCAGATATTACTGGGTATGGCCGCGGGGGTGATCTTCGCTTTACTCTTAAGCAATTTTAACTGGGGCCCCGGTTTTATTAGTGACTGGATCAAACCTTTTGGGAACATCTTTATAAATGCCCTTAAATTGATCGCGGTGCCACTTATTCTTGCTTCCCTGGTCAAAGGTATTTCAGATCTAAAAGATATCTCCAAACTTTCTAAAATGGGGACCCGCACCATTGTAACCTATATTATAACCACAGTTATCGCGGTATCAATTGGGCTTACACTGGTAAATTTAGTACAACCGGGTAATGCCATTTCAGAAGAGACCAGAAACGATCTTTTAACTAGTTATGCCGGCGATGCCAATACAAGAATACAGGATGCCCAAAGACAAAAAGAATCGGGCCCCTTGCAGGCATTGGAAGATATTGTTCCCAGTAACATTTTTGCCGCTGCAAGTGACAATGGTAACATGTTGCAGGTTATCTTTTTTGCCATTTTCTTTGGCCTGGGATTGATCCTGATACCGGAAAAGAATGCGAAGCCTGTTAAAGATTTTTTTGACGGATTTAATGATGTGATCCTGAAGCTCATAGACCTTATCATGTTAACTGCTCCTTACGGTGTTTTTGCCTTACTTGCAGCGCTGGTTGTGGAATCTCCCAGTACAGATCTATTTGCAGCTCTGGCCATGTACGGGCTCACAGTTATAATTGGACTGGCATTAATGATCCTTTTTTATGTTCTTATTGTTTGGATCTTTACCAAGAATACCCCGGCCTTTTTTATAAATGGAATTGCCCCGGCACAGCTACTTGGATTTTCAACCAGTTCCAGTGCAGCAACCTTACCGGTTACTATGGAAAGAGTAGAGGAACACATGGGTGTGCATAAGGAGGTAGCAAGTTTTGTACTTCCAATAGGTGCTACCATAAATATGGATGGGACCAGTCTTTACCAGGCGGTGGCAGCAGTATTTATTGCCCAGGCCTTTGGTATGGACCTTTCTTTTGGAGTCCAGCTGGGAATAATTGCAACTGCAACCCTGGCATCTATAGGTTCTGCTGCGGTGCCGGGCGCAGGAATGGTAATGTTGGTAATTGTACTTGCACAGGCTGGTATTCCTGAAGCAGGATTGGCACTTATATTTGCTGTAGACAGGCCATTGGATATGTGCAGGACCATGGTGAATATCACGGGTGACGCCGCAGTTTCCATGCTGGTTGCAAAATCTGTAGATAAATTAGGCCCTCCCAATGTTCTGGAATGGGATGATAATTATCCGCCGAAAGAAGAGGAAGCAGTTACTACCAATCATCGCGAATAG
- the aroC gene encoding chorismate synthase, which translates to MAGNSFGTIFKLTTFGESHGTAIGGIIDGCPAGIMLDLEKVQEELDKRRPGQSAIVTQRKETDTVEFLSGIFEGRSTGTPIGFIIKNSNQKSGDYSHIQDSYRPSHADYTYDEKYGVRDYRGGGRSSARETACRVVGGAIAKQVIPEIGFSTFTSSVGDIYIDDEKDLDLSLIESNPVRCPDPVSAEKMEALIREIRSQGDTIGGTVQCVIKNVPKGLGEPVFNKLHAELGKAMLSINAVKGFEFGSGFKGTQMKGSEHNDLFNPDGSTVTNLSGGIQGGISNGMDIYFKVAFKPVATIMQKQQTINSKGEEVEMQGKGRHDPCVVPRAVPIVEAMAALVLADFFLQNKTSKI; encoded by the coding sequence ATGGCCGGAAATTCCTTCGGAACTATTTTTAAACTCACCACTTTTGGAGAATCTCATGGCACGGCCATAGGCGGGATTATAGATGGTTGCCCTGCGGGAATCATGCTGGATCTTGAAAAAGTCCAGGAGGAACTCGATAAACGCCGTCCCGGCCAGTCGGCCATTGTAACTCAGAGAAAAGAGACCGATACGGTGGAATTTCTTTCAGGAATTTTTGAAGGCAGGTCTACCGGTACCCCTATTGGTTTTATTATCAAAAACTCCAATCAAAAATCCGGAGATTACTCACATATACAGGATTCATACAGGCCTTCCCATGCAGATTATACCTATGATGAAAAATACGGTGTGCGCGATTATCGGGGCGGGGGGCGCTCATCTGCCCGCGAAACGGCCTGCAGGGTGGTAGGAGGTGCGATAGCAAAACAGGTTATTCCTGAAATAGGATTTTCCACCTTTACCTCTTCAGTAGGAGATATATATATTGACGATGAAAAAGATCTGGATCTCAGTTTAATAGAATCAAACCCGGTGCGATGCCCGGACCCGGTTTCCGCCGAAAAAATGGAAGCTTTGATTCGGGAGATACGCTCTCAAGGGGACACTATTGGAGGCACTGTGCAATGTGTGATTAAAAACGTACCAAAAGGGCTTGGAGAGCCGGTTTTTAATAAACTGCATGCCGAATTGGGTAAAGCTATGCTTTCTATAAACGCGGTAAAAGGATTTGAGTTTGGAAGTGGGTTTAAAGGCACCCAAATGAAAGGGAGCGAACATAATGACCTGTTTAATCCCGATGGCTCTACGGTAACCAATTTAAGCGGAGGGATACAGGGTGGCATCTCCAATGGTATGGATATATATTTTAAAGTGGCGTTTAAACCCGTGGCCACCATCATGCAAAAACAACAAACTATAAATTCCAAAGGCGAGGAAGTAGAGATGCAGGGAAAAGGAAGACACGATCCCTGCGTAGTGCCACGCGCAGTCCCAATTGTTGAGGCAATGGCTGCTTTGGTACTTGCCGACTTTTTTTTACAAAATAAAACATCAAAAATTTAA
- a CDS encoding SRPBCC family protein → MEPHKITVETKVNAPIEKVWKYWTDPEHVTKWNSASPDWHCPRATNDVKNKGKFSYRMEAKDKSVGFDMDGVYTQVEKHKKIAYSMDDERKVEILFIPNENSTRIIETFEAENTFPHEQQQQGWQSILDNFKNHVEKN, encoded by the coding sequence GGTTGAAACCAAAGTGAATGCCCCCATTGAAAAAGTATGGAAATACTGGACAGACCCGGAACATGTTACCAAATGGAATTCTGCCTCCCCGGACTGGCATTGTCCCAGGGCTACTAATGATGTAAAAAACAAAGGGAAATTTTCCTACCGCATGGAAGCCAAAGATAAAAGTGTGGGATTTGATATGGACGGGGTTTACACCCAGGTGGAGAAACATAAGAAAATTGCTTATTCTATGGATGATGAAAGGAAGGTGGAGATACTGTTTATCCCCAATGAAAATTCCACACGGATTATTGAAACATTTGAAGCTGAAAATACCTTCCCGCATGAACAGCAGCAGCAGGGCTGGCAGTCTATACTCGATAATTTTAAAAACCACGTTGAAAAAAATTAA